Proteins found in one Rhodohalobacter barkolensis genomic segment:
- the accD gene encoding acetyl-CoA carboxylase, carboxyltransferase subunit beta yields the protein MSWFKRKDSNIQTDKKKDMPEGVWIKVPETGDTIHRRELEENLWVDPISGYHFRIGSKEYFSILFDDGEFEEIADEIMPTDPLNFEDRKKYSDRIKQTQKKSGLSDACRVGVGKLKKQDIVIACMDFSFIGGSMGSVVGERLSRAIDHARDKKFPLVIISQSGGARMMESVLSLMQMAKTSAKLAQLDKEGVPYISLMTNPTTGGVTASYAMLGDFNIAEPGSLIGFAGPRVIRQTIGRDLPEGFQTAEYLVEHGFLDFIVPRTKLKSKLARLLRMLKK from the coding sequence ATGTCTTGGTTTAAAAGAAAAGATTCAAACATTCAGACCGACAAAAAGAAAGATATGCCGGAAGGCGTATGGATAAAGGTGCCTGAAACAGGGGATACCATCCATCGTCGTGAACTCGAGGAGAACCTTTGGGTTGATCCGATCAGCGGGTATCACTTTCGGATTGGAAGTAAAGAGTATTTCTCTATTCTTTTTGATGATGGAGAGTTCGAGGAGATTGCAGATGAAATTATGCCAACGGATCCTCTGAATTTTGAAGACCGTAAAAAGTATTCCGACCGAATTAAACAGACTCAGAAAAAGTCGGGGCTTTCGGATGCGTGTCGTGTTGGAGTCGGTAAGTTAAAAAAACAGGATATTGTTATTGCCTGTATGGACTTCTCTTTTATTGGGGGAAGTATGGGTTCTGTAGTAGGTGAGAGATTAAGCCGGGCCATCGATCACGCCCGTGATAAAAAGTTTCCACTGGTGATCATATCTCAATCAGGTGGAGCACGTATGATGGAGAGCGTTTTAAGTTTGATGCAGATGGCCAAAACATCCGCGAAGCTGGCTCAGCTGGACAAAGAAGGAGTGCCCTACATTTCGCTGATGACGAACCCGACTACAGGAGGTGTAACTGCGAGTTATGCAATGCTTGGAGATTTCAATATCGCTGAACCGGGCTCACTGATTGGCTTCGCCGGGCCCAGGGTTATTCGTCAGACGATTGGTCGTGACCTGCCGGAGGGATTTCAAACCGCAGAATACCTGGTAGAACATGGATTCCTTGACTTTATCGTGCCACGAACAAAGCTAAAGAGTAAGTTAGCCAGGCTTTTGAGAATGCTAAAAAAATAG
- the tsaB gene encoding tRNA (adenosine(37)-N6)-threonylcarbamoyltransferase complex dimerization subunit type 1 TsaB: MKNLLAIETSTPVCSVALQTGDGRTKEKRIEGRGVHSEYTVQFIEDLLQRADLNVDDLDAVLFSNGPGSYTGLRIGAALIKGLLFGKDVPLYIYPTLISFACGQLTESSNNRIIHSVIDARRNHLYYQQIKGSSAEATEASALELEQITQKISNGDIVIGTGWDRLEYSEREAVRWIGLEGVSAVSLIYAWNHPKMKRFYKQAEVETFEPEYLTMAQINNSPIKG; this comes from the coding sequence ATGAAAAACCTTTTAGCCATAGAAACTTCAACCCCGGTCTGTTCGGTAGCCCTTCAGACAGGAGACGGACGTACAAAAGAGAAGCGTATTGAAGGGCGGGGTGTCCACTCAGAGTATACGGTTCAATTTATTGAAGACCTGCTACAGCGGGCAGATTTGAATGTGGACGATTTAGATGCCGTTTTATTCAGTAATGGTCCGGGTTCGTATACCGGACTTCGAATCGGCGCCGCATTAATCAAAGGATTGCTGTTTGGTAAAGATGTTCCGTTATATATCTACCCGACATTGATATCATTTGCCTGTGGCCAACTAACAGAAAGTTCAAACAACCGGATTATTCATTCTGTCATTGATGCTCGCAGAAATCATCTATATTATCAGCAAATAAAAGGATCATCAGCTGAAGCCACAGAAGCATCAGCATTGGAACTGGAGCAAATCACACAAAAAATTTCTAACGGTGATATTGTAATTGGAACCGGGTGGGACCGATTGGAATATTCTGAAAGAGAAGCCGTTCGATGGATCGGTCTGGAAGGTGTTTCTGCTGTTAGCTTAATTTATGCATGGAACCACCCAAAGATGAAAAGGTTTTATAAACAAGCAGAGGTTGAAACCTTTGAGCCGGAATATTTAACGATGGCTCAGATAAATAATTCACCGATTAAAGGATAA
- the dprA gene encoding DNA-processing protein DprA, producing MSRKRHHRALIALSLVPEMGPGRAKKLLQLTGVESADQLFDLNIRDYLKADGIGKQVSKYLSEFDDWEAVDKILLRTEKIAATLIAFDDDHYPKLLKHIYDPPLILWCKGDLSVLDEPGIAVVGTRNPGSYGLKQSEYWSQKLVQNGITVNSGLAYGVDAKAHQTAVENGGKTVAVLGSGIDVIYPAKNKPLAKRIIDSGGLIMSEFPPGTKPDAGNFPGRNRIVSGMSHGVLVVESGVKGGSMITARYALDQNREVFVVPHQLGYIKGKGCNYLIQNGQGKLVRDIDDILEEISVETNTNKPSEKTVSTWRSLSLTDDESKLCEMLDGKSLHIDQISEITGQPTFKLLPQMLTLELKGAITQKAGKYFEAC from the coding sequence TTGAGCCGGAAGAGACATCATAGAGCATTGATAGCCCTGAGTCTGGTTCCGGAAATGGGGCCGGGAAGGGCTAAAAAACTACTGCAGCTAACCGGAGTTGAGAGTGCGGATCAGCTTTTTGATCTGAATATTCGAGACTATTTGAAAGCCGACGGTATTGGCAAACAGGTGTCTAAATATCTCTCTGAGTTTGATGACTGGGAAGCCGTCGATAAAATTTTGCTCAGAACCGAAAAGATCGCTGCCACACTAATCGCATTTGATGATGATCACTACCCGAAACTTTTAAAACATATCTACGATCCTCCACTGATCTTATGGTGCAAAGGAGATCTGAGCGTATTGGACGAACCCGGAATTGCAGTAGTTGGGACCCGAAATCCCGGCAGTTATGGTTTGAAGCAATCAGAATATTGGTCGCAAAAACTGGTTCAAAACGGGATTACTGTAAATAGCGGACTTGCATACGGCGTGGACGCGAAAGCCCATCAAACCGCTGTGGAAAACGGTGGTAAAACAGTAGCCGTGCTGGGCTCTGGAATTGATGTCATCTATCCGGCGAAGAATAAACCGTTGGCGAAAAGAATAATTGACTCAGGTGGATTGATTATGTCAGAATTTCCACCGGGTACAAAACCTGATGCTGGAAACTTTCCCGGCCGGAACCGAATTGTCAGTGGCATGAGCCACGGCGTTTTGGTTGTGGAAAGCGGAGTGAAAGGAGGCAGTATGATTACAGCCCGGTATGCGCTGGATCAAAACCGAGAGGTTTTTGTGGTTCCTCATCAGTTAGGCTATATAAAAGGTAAGGGTTGTAATTATCTGATCCAGAACGGCCAGGGAAAACTGGTCAGGGATATTGATGATATTCTTGAAGAAATTTCAGTTGAAACAAATACGAATAAGCCTTCTGAAAAAACAGTTTCAACCTGGAGATCTCTCTCACTTACTGATGATGAATCAAAACTTTGTGAGATGCTGGATGGAAAATCTTTGCATATAGATCAGATAAGTGAAATAACCGGCCAGCCAACCTTTAAACTGCTGCCCCAAATGCTCACCCTTGAATTAAAGGGTGCCATTACCCAAAAGGCCGGAAAGTATTTTGAAGCTTGTTAG
- the rpoN gene encoding RNA polymerase factor sigma-54 has product MLKTGQNISQKQSQQQKLSPQQIQFVKLLQLPTIGLEQRIKEEIEMNPVLEEADPVMEESIQENELNWEKEDETGKETEDSPEIDPVDKNDSIDWDSFMHNTEYDGTGYSGFSGSSGGDEDWRDLPNPYHQTLLEELEHQVSLLDLDDEEMLIADQILGSLDKDGYFRREIEAVIDNIAFNQGTLVSAAQVEKVRKMIQRLDPVGIASRDLRDCLLVQLKTSDIESEIRSLAIEMLEDYWESFEKKHFSKLKSRLDIDDEQLREIFELIKGLNPKPGGVANPDEDNRQYIEPDFEVYFEPSNKDDESGEGEFVIKLSQRNTPPLRISPEYKMMWDNLKKKNQKDKEEKQARNFIKDKIESAQWFIDSILQRQNTLMKTMRTIVSLQEDFFKHGDGLKPMILKDVADRIKMDISTVSRVVNGKYVQTNFGVYELKYFFSEGLETESGEDVSSREVKNVLQEIIDNEDKKKPYSDQALTNLLKEKGYKVARRTVSKYREQLQLPVARLRKQII; this is encoded by the coding sequence GTGCTTAAAACAGGTCAAAACATATCACAAAAGCAGAGTCAGCAGCAAAAGCTGTCTCCTCAGCAGATTCAGTTTGTGAAATTGCTTCAGCTGCCCACCATTGGCCTGGAACAGCGTATTAAGGAAGAGATTGAAATGAACCCGGTGCTTGAAGAAGCAGACCCGGTTATGGAAGAATCGATTCAGGAGAACGAGTTAAACTGGGAAAAAGAGGACGAAACAGGTAAAGAAACTGAAGACTCACCCGAAATAGATCCGGTTGATAAAAATGACAGTATTGATTGGGATTCTTTCATGCATAACACCGAATATGATGGAACCGGCTACTCCGGATTTTCAGGATCATCGGGAGGGGATGAAGATTGGAGAGACCTTCCAAATCCCTACCATCAAACCCTGTTAGAAGAGCTTGAGCATCAGGTTTCACTTCTTGACCTGGACGATGAAGAGATGTTAATAGCCGATCAGATACTGGGATCGCTTGATAAAGACGGATATTTCCGGCGCGAAATAGAAGCCGTTATCGATAATATTGCTTTTAATCAGGGTACGTTGGTAAGTGCGGCTCAGGTTGAGAAAGTACGTAAGATGATTCAGAGACTGGATCCGGTAGGCATAGCTTCCCGGGATTTAAGAGACTGTCTGCTCGTACAGCTTAAAACATCAGACATAGAAAGTGAAATCCGGTCACTGGCCATAGAAATGCTCGAAGATTATTGGGAGAGTTTCGAAAAGAAACATTTCAGTAAATTAAAATCGCGCCTGGATATTGATGATGAACAGCTGCGCGAAATTTTTGAATTGATTAAGGGACTCAACCCTAAACCGGGCGGAGTTGCAAATCCTGATGAAGATAACCGCCAATACATAGAACCGGATTTTGAAGTCTATTTTGAACCCTCCAACAAAGATGATGAAAGTGGGGAGGGAGAATTTGTGATAAAGCTGAGCCAGCGGAATACTCCACCCCTCCGAATTTCTCCGGAGTACAAAATGATGTGGGATAATCTGAAGAAAAAAAATCAAAAGGATAAAGAAGAGAAGCAGGCTCGTAATTTCATAAAGGATAAGATCGAATCAGCCCAGTGGTTTATCGATTCAATATTGCAGCGGCAGAATACTCTGATGAAAACCATGCGAACCATTGTATCTCTTCAGGAAGATTTTTTTAAACACGGTGACGGACTGAAGCCGATGATCCTCAAAGATGTTGCAGACCGGATCAAGATGGATATTTCCACGGTTTCACGAGTTGTGAATGGGAAGTATGTTCAGACAAATTTTGGAGTTTATGAGCTGAAGTACTTTTTCAGTGAGGGTTTGGAAACGGAGAGCGGTGAAGATGTGTCGAGCCGGGAAGTGAAAAATGTTCTTCAGGAAATCATTGATAATGAAGATAAAAAGAAACCCTACAGCGATCAGGCGCTGACTAATTTATTGAAAGAGAAAGGGTATAAAGTAGCCCGTCGAACTGTAAGTAAATACAGGGAGCAGCTTCAGTTGCCTGTGGCAAGATTGAGAAAGCAGATTATTTAA
- the obgE gene encoding GTPase ObgE, with the protein MRFADYAKIYVTAGNGGEGMSHFRREKYVPKGGPDGGDGGKGGDVVLKGNSQLNTLLDLRYRKFVKADHGERGHTSRKTGKDGEKEVLEVPLGTVVYDAETRERLGEITDQDEEIVIAKGGKGGLGNWHFRSATNQTPEHAQEGESGEERTVELELKLIADVGLVGFPNAGKSTLLSALSEAKPKIADYPFTTLEPNLGVVTFPDYRSFVMADIPGIIEDAHEGKGLGLQFLRHIERNNVLLFMVGCDTDIKQEYRALLHELEEYRPDLLDKPRILAITKMDLVEGFELEEPVELGDDVEIIEISSATGHNIEELKEMIWKKLKEIEPEETS; encoded by the coding sequence ATGAGATTTGCAGATTATGCAAAAATTTATGTAACAGCCGGTAACGGTGGAGAGGGAATGTCGCATTTCCGCAGAGAGAAGTATGTACCTAAAGGCGGACCTGATGGTGGCGACGGAGGGAAAGGCGGTGATGTAGTTCTGAAAGGAAACAGCCAGCTCAATACGCTTCTCGATCTGCGATACAGAAAGTTTGTAAAGGCCGACCATGGAGAGCGGGGACACACTTCCCGGAAAACCGGAAAGGACGGTGAAAAAGAGGTTCTTGAAGTTCCATTGGGAACCGTTGTTTATGATGCAGAAACTCGTGAACGGCTCGGGGAAATTACCGATCAAGATGAAGAGATTGTGATTGCAAAAGGAGGAAAAGGCGGTCTGGGGAACTGGCACTTTCGTAGTGCAACCAATCAAACTCCTGAACACGCGCAGGAGGGCGAATCGGGTGAAGAGAGAACGGTTGAGCTGGAACTAAAACTGATTGCTGATGTAGGTTTGGTTGGATTCCCGAACGCAGGGAAAAGCACGCTCTTGTCAGCTCTATCTGAGGCTAAACCTAAAATTGCCGATTACCCGTTTACCACTCTTGAACCAAACCTGGGTGTGGTTACTTTCCCGGATTACAGAAGTTTTGTGATGGCTGATATTCCCGGAATCATTGAAGATGCACACGAAGGGAAAGGTTTAGGACTTCAATTTTTACGCCACATTGAAAGAAACAATGTGTTGCTGTTTATGGTGGGGTGCGACACCGACATCAAACAGGAGTACCGTGCACTGTTGCATGAATTGGAGGAGTACCGGCCCGATCTGTTGGACAAACCGAGAATTTTAGCAATAACCAAAATGGATCTGGTTGAAGGCTTCGAACTCGAAGAACCGGTTGAGTTGGGTGACGATGTTGAGATTATTGAAATTTCATCGGCTACCGGACACAATATCGAGGAACTGAAAGAGATGATCTGGAAAAAATTAAAGGAAATTGAGCCGGAAGAGACATCATAG
- a CDS encoding S9 family peptidase, with protein MKRIALFLFFTLIVSSTFAQKRAMTTDDILNMDRLSSSMISPDGNSVIFGKSTLDWDENKRETKYYYIPADSGAVYQYIGEAGGSDMKYSPDGKYISLKRSVDDKQQLFLLSTTGGEAVQLTEHKNSVGSYEWSADSKAIYFVSDVPKSSEEEKEYKAGYDQLFVDEPPHGQTEGSWNHLWKFDVDEKEETQITSGDVMIGSFSVSQDQNRVVYTARFENRRNQQYMSEIYLLEMGDSTAVQLTENEVPEGGLNWLPDNQHILYSAAHDEEWELRQSKLWRMNVDSKEHEMISGQFNGNIGSVHITPEGDKIYFSGSIKTDSNIFSMDLQTGNVTQHTDREGSISIVDMNRNRDHVLFTYENVQTPRDLYAASLENLDDPVRLTDLNPFVRDSLILADYEVVQWESNDGLEIEGLKYTPQELDQDSSAPFLLHIHGGPAGVFRNSFSPQYHVWAGLGYVQLAPNVRGSTAYGDEFLRGNMNDIGDGDYEDLMSGVDMLIENSWIDEDKMAVRGWSYGGILGGTTITKTDRFKAASLGAGVFDWTSEYAMGFNHDVRLWYIGGEPWTNPEEYRNRSAAMHADKVSTPTLFLHGNRDRVDTPQQSLIFFTYLKDIGKVDTRYIEFQREGHGFREPRNQRTRDIEEIRWVQKYTLGLDWEPWEREKKEEDSSEEE; from the coding sequence ATGAAAAGAATCGCTCTCTTTCTCTTTTTTACACTTATAGTTTCTTCTACTTTCGCTCAAAAGCGGGCAATGACAACCGATGATATACTCAATATGGATCGCTTGAGTTCATCGATGATCTCACCGGATGGGAATTCAGTTATTTTCGGCAAGTCTACGTTAGACTGGGACGAAAATAAGAGGGAAACCAAATACTACTACATTCCGGCCGATAGTGGTGCGGTTTACCAATATATCGGTGAAGCGGGTGGCAGCGACATGAAGTATTCTCCGGATGGAAAATACATCTCATTAAAGCGATCGGTGGATGACAAACAGCAGCTTTTCCTTTTATCTACAACCGGCGGTGAAGCGGTTCAGCTGACTGAGCATAAAAATAGTGTAGGTTCGTATGAATGGAGCGCCGACAGTAAGGCGATCTATTTTGTATCGGATGTTCCTAAAAGCTCTGAAGAGGAGAAAGAGTACAAGGCAGGGTATGACCAGCTTTTTGTAGATGAGCCGCCGCACGGGCAAACTGAAGGGAGCTGGAACCATCTCTGGAAGTTTGATGTAGACGAAAAAGAGGAGACTCAGATAACCTCCGGCGATGTTATGATTGGAAGCTTCTCTGTTTCGCAGGATCAAAACCGGGTGGTATACACGGCCAGATTCGAAAATCGTAGAAATCAGCAGTATATGTCAGAGATCTATCTGCTTGAAATGGGTGATTCTACAGCGGTGCAGCTAACGGAAAATGAAGTTCCGGAGGGTGGTCTGAACTGGCTCCCTGACAATCAGCATATTCTTTATTCTGCCGCTCACGACGAGGAGTGGGAGCTACGGCAAAGCAAGCTCTGGAGAATGAATGTAGATTCGAAAGAACATGAAATGATCTCCGGACAGTTTAACGGAAATATCGGTTCTGTACATATTACACCGGAAGGAGATAAGATCTACTTTTCAGGTTCTATCAAAACAGATTCCAACATCTTTTCGATGGATCTTCAGACAGGTAATGTTACACAGCATACCGATCGGGAGGGCTCGATTTCAATTGTTGATATGAACAGGAACAGAGATCACGTGCTGTTCACATACGAAAATGTGCAGACACCTCGCGATCTTTATGCAGCGTCATTGGAAAATCTCGACGATCCGGTTCGCCTGACGGACTTGAATCCATTTGTTCGCGACAGCCTGATTCTGGCAGATTACGAAGTGGTTCAGTGGGAAAGTAATGACGGCCTGGAAATTGAAGGACTGAAGTACACGCCTCAGGAGCTTGATCAGGATAGTTCTGCTCCGTTTTTGCTCCATATTCATGGCGGACCTGCCGGCGTATTTCGAAATTCATTCAGCCCGCAATATCATGTCTGGGCCGGTTTGGGCTATGTTCAGCTGGCTCCGAACGTTCGTGGAAGTACAGCTTACGGGGATGAATTCCTGCGAGGAAATATGAACGACATTGGTGACGGTGACTACGAAGATTTGATGAGCGGAGTGGATATGCTGATCGAAAATAGCTGGATTGATGAGGATAAAATGGCCGTTCGCGGCTGGAGTTATGGTGGAATACTCGGTGGAACCACCATCACCAAAACGGATCGCTTCAAAGCGGCGTCACTTGGTGCAGGTGTGTTTGACTGGACATCTGAATACGCAATGGGTTTCAATCACGACGTAAGACTTTGGTACATTGGCGGGGAACCATGGACCAATCCGGAAGAATATCGGAATCGTTCAGCAGCCATGCATGCCGATAAAGTATCGACACCAACGCTATTTCTGCATGGAAATCGTGACCGGGTGGATACGCCTCAGCAGAGTTTGATCTTCTTCACGTACCTGAAAGATATCGGTAAAGTGGACACCCGCTATATTGAATTTCAACGGGAAGGACATGGATTTCGTGAACCCCGAAACCAAAGGACACGGGATATAGAGGAGATTCGCTGGGTACAAAAATATACACTTGGCCTGGATTGGGAACCTTGGGAACGGGAGAAAAAAGAGGAAGACAGCTCTGAAGAGGAGTAG
- a CDS encoding Lrp/AsnC family transcriptional regulator, producing MSHQLDETDIKILNHLQKHGRAQRNTIADIVHLSVPSVSERMRKLEEKGLISSYNAVLDSKKFNFDITAFIFVEVDGSERYPSFVEHVSEHPEVLECHSITGDGSHILKVRTKNTESFEKFLSLVQSWDGVSRTRSNIVLSSFKETRELPIERTVETKK from the coding sequence ATGAGTCATCAATTGGATGAAACTGATATTAAAATTTTAAACCACCTCCAGAAACACGGACGTGCGCAGCGAAATACGATTGCAGACATCGTCCATCTGTCTGTACCCTCCGTATCAGAAAGGATGCGAAAGCTTGAGGAGAAGGGATTAATCTCAAGTTATAATGCAGTGCTCGATTCAAAAAAATTCAACTTTGATATTACTGCATTCATATTTGTGGAAGTTGATGGATCCGAACGCTACCCAAGTTTTGTGGAGCATGTATCGGAGCATCCGGAAGTTTTGGAGTGCCACTCCATTACAGGAGACGGCTCTCACATCTTGAAAGTTCGAACCAAGAATACAGAGTCATTTGAAAAGTTTTTGTCTCTGGTTCAATCCTGGGATGGCGTAAGCAGAACCCGTTCCAACATTGTTCTCTCCAGTTTTAAAGAAACGCGTGAACTACCCATTGAACGCACCGTTGAAACCAAAAAATAA
- a CDS encoding DUF3109 family protein — MIRVQDVILSEDIATAKFACDISKCKGACCVVGDAGAPVSRDEIPVLRKAFRTLKDELDPVAVSKAEEEGVVLGDAENGFEINCIDSGECIFVQKSDEGVATCAIQNAYYSGRFNWEKPISCHLYPVRLKHIAGMDYANYEYIPDLCSAGCKNGEQKGIYLSDFLKTSLIRRYGEKWYSEFIEACNEVRRK; from the coding sequence ATGATACGTGTACAGGATGTTATACTGAGTGAAGATATTGCCACAGCTAAATTTGCCTGCGATATTAGTAAATGCAAAGGCGCATGCTGTGTGGTGGGCGATGCCGGTGCTCCGGTAAGCCGTGATGAAATTCCGGTGCTCAGAAAAGCGTTCAGAACATTAAAAGATGAGTTAGATCCCGTAGCCGTTTCAAAGGCTGAGGAAGAGGGTGTCGTTTTAGGTGATGCTGAAAATGGATTTGAAATTAACTGCATTGACTCCGGTGAGTGTATTTTTGTTCAGAAAAGTGATGAAGGAGTTGCCACTTGTGCCATACAAAATGCGTATTATTCAGGTAGATTTAATTGGGAAAAGCCGATTAGCTGCCATCTTTACCCGGTTCGTTTGAAGCATATAGCCGGAATGGATTATGCCAACTATGAATACATTCCTGATTTGTGTTCAGCAGGTTGCAAAAATGGTGAGCAAAAGGGAATTTACCTGTCGGATTTTCTTAAAACCTCTCTGATTCGCAGATATGGAGAGAAATGGTATTCAGAATTTATCGAGGCATGCAATGAAGTAAGGAGAAAGTAA
- the serS gene encoding serine--tRNA ligase — protein sequence MLDITFIRENPQLVKTGMINKGEKDSSAVDKVIQKDEEWRSLVTEIDQLRAENNAKSKEIGKLMGQGKKEEAQEIIKATSDGKEKLKELEDKVATVAKERDDLLYSIPNVPDESVPVGQTEDDNETFKTWGDRAEEGWLLPHWEIAEEKKWIDFDRGSKVTGAGFPFYVGKMARLQRALINFFLNEAVDQGFTELQAPYFVNEDSARGTGQIPDKEDMMYTIPRDGFFAIPTAEVPVTNFHRDEILLKEELPIRYAAYTPCWRREAGSYGKDVRGLNRLHQFDKVELVKIVHPGTSDNELESLREYAESLLQKLKLPYRTLLMCTGDMGFTQTKKYDLEVWSPGQQRWLEVSSCSNFGSFQARRMQLRFKNEKGKTEMLHTLNGSGLALPRVVAAIIETYQTESGDVKVPEVLQPFMGVEVI from the coding sequence ATGCTCGATATCACATTTATTAGAGAAAATCCACAATTGGTGAAAACCGGAATGATCAACAAAGGAGAGAAAGATTCTTCTGCAGTTGATAAAGTGATTCAAAAAGATGAAGAGTGGCGATCACTGGTAACCGAAATCGATCAGCTTAGAGCTGAGAATAATGCCAAATCGAAAGAGATTGGCAAGCTGATGGGGCAGGGGAAGAAAGAGGAAGCTCAGGAGATCATCAAAGCAACTTCGGATGGGAAAGAGAAATTAAAAGAACTTGAAGATAAAGTGGCAACCGTTGCCAAAGAGCGTGATGACCTGCTCTACAGTATTCCGAATGTGCCGGATGAATCTGTGCCGGTTGGTCAGACGGAAGATGATAATGAAACTTTTAAAACCTGGGGAGACCGGGCTGAAGAGGGTTGGTTATTGCCCCACTGGGAAATTGCAGAAGAGAAAAAGTGGATCGATTTCGACCGGGGATCAAAAGTAACCGGTGCCGGATTTCCTTTTTATGTTGGGAAGATGGCTCGTCTGCAACGTGCGCTGATTAATTTCTTTCTCAACGAAGCGGTGGATCAGGGATTTACGGAGCTTCAGGCTCCCTATTTTGTGAATGAAGATTCAGCCCGCGGAACCGGACAGATTCCGGACAAGGAAGATATGATGTACACCATTCCTCGCGATGGATTTTTTGCGATTCCAACGGCTGAAGTACCGGTGACCAACTTTCACCGGGATGAAATTTTATTAAAAGAAGAACTGCCCATCCGGTATGCGGCATACACACCCTGCTGGAGACGCGAAGCGGGAAGTTACGGTAAAGATGTTCGAGGGCTGAACCGTCTGCACCAATTTGACAAGGTCGAGCTGGTAAAAATTGTTCATCCGGGCACCTCTGATAACGAATTGGAATCTTTGCGTGAGTATGCTGAGTCCCTGCTTCAGAAACTTAAACTTCCATATCGAACTTTGCTGATGTGTACCGGCGATATGGGCTTTACTCAAACCAAGAAGTACGATCTGGAAGTTTGGAGTCCCGGTCAGCAACGGTGGCTGGAAGTGAGTTCATGCTCTAATTTCGGTTCATTCCAGGCTCGCCGTATGCAGCTTCGATTCAAAAACGAAAAAGGTAAAACCGAAATGCTTCATACGCTGAACGGATCAGGACTGGCGCTGCCAAGAGTAGTCGCGGCAATTATTGAAACGTATCAAACCGAGTCCGGAGATGTGAAAGTCCCGGAAGTACTGCAGCCGTTTATGGGTGTTGAGGTTATTTAA